The Aureispira anguillae genome contains a region encoding:
- a CDS encoding formylglycine-generating enzyme family protein translates to MIQTSYLERKLTPKQIEGYKLLFIEGGTFNMGQGVDEDILRRVTVSSFYISATEVTNLEYREFLTWIQEYRPQTALDDLLPDQTIWQRYIGGNVGDKLAKDYFNLPAFDYYPVVGVSWIQVQLFLEWKTDRTNEQIAIANGDWTLAMRKKFIFSTDSFLRDLYPNKSETPQQKKVKNYILPSYRLPTEAEWEFAAWALLGKQNSTDQEEQGIQSYTHVPTTSTRPRHAISFVNQYRKKVIKHTKKHPVPAYYDHNKYQLPKHVFEGDINRYGIYNMNDNASEWVVDAYRPISKVVPDVSSSDLNPVINLDTVKEGEINAIREFDYKKVEKPSLNPVEIAAIKRVYKGANVAQETGKRGPGYRYSERAKGEYTTLIGFRCAMTRVSLK, encoded by the coding sequence ATGATTCAGACTTCTTACTTGGAACGCAAATTAACTCCAAAGCAAATAGAAGGATATAAGCTTTTATTTATAGAAGGTGGCACATTTAATATGGGGCAAGGAGTCGATGAGGATATTTTACGTAGAGTTACTGTCAGTAGTTTTTATATTAGTGCTACAGAAGTGACTAATCTAGAGTACCGTGAATTCTTGACTTGGATTCAAGAATATCGCCCCCAAACGGCTCTTGATGATTTGCTGCCTGACCAAACAATTTGGCAGCGATATATAGGTGGAAACGTAGGAGATAAATTAGCCAAGGATTATTTTAATCTTCCAGCATTTGATTACTATCCTGTGGTAGGCGTTAGTTGGATTCAAGTTCAGTTATTTTTGGAGTGGAAAACCGATAGAACAAATGAACAGATTGCTATTGCTAATGGAGATTGGACACTAGCAATGCGGAAGAAATTTATCTTTTCTACAGATTCTTTTTTAAGGGATCTTTACCCCAATAAAAGTGAAACACCCCAGCAGAAGAAAGTTAAAAATTATATATTACCTTCTTATCGACTGCCTACTGAGGCGGAATGGGAGTTTGCGGCTTGGGCTTTATTGGGCAAACAAAACAGTACAGATCAAGAGGAACAAGGTATTCAATCCTATACTCATGTCCCGACTACTTCTACAAGACCTCGACATGCCATTTCATTTGTTAATCAATATCGTAAAAAGGTGATTAAACATACAAAGAAACACCCTGTTCCTGCTTATTATGACCACAATAAATACCAATTGCCTAAGCATGTCTTTGAAGGAGATATTAATCGTTATGGAATCTATAATATGAATGATAATGCTTCAGAATGGGTGGTAGATGCTTATCGTCCTATTTCTAAGGTGGTTCCAGATGTTTCAAGTAGTGATCTTAATCCAGTTATAAACTTAGATACGGTAAAAGAAGGGGAGATAAATGCGATTAGAGAATTTGACTATAAAAAGGTTGAAAAGCCTAGCTTGAATCCTGTTGAGATTGCTGCTATAAAAAGGGTTTATAAGGGCGCTAATGTTGCACAAGAAACAGGCAAAAGGGGACCTGGATATCGTTATTCGGAAAGAGCAAAAGGAGAATATACGACACTAATCGGATTTAGGTGCGCTATGACAAGAGTTTCACTTAAGTAG
- a CDS encoding TetR/AcrR family transcriptional regulator, whose amino-acid sequence MPVQKTTKDEIIAKSIEVFRKQGYYKTSMSDLAEACGLQKGSFYYHFKSKEELMQAALQMVHSYYTKKVFSIAYEKDLSAEERFVKLFKKQEPIITQDLAGCLFGNMTLESISNKMEFKNFLKAFFSDWIAAFQHLYQENHTEEEALVLAKQSVMEIEGALMMMRLYDDMDLLKSACVRVLERLKKQ is encoded by the coding sequence ATGCCAGTTCAAAAGACGACAAAAGACGAGATTATTGCAAAATCAATAGAAGTATTCCGAAAACAGGGGTATTACAAGACGTCTATGAGTGATTTGGCAGAAGCATGTGGCTTGCAAAAAGGGAGCTTTTATTATCATTTTAAAAGCAAGGAGGAGTTGATGCAAGCAGCTTTGCAGATGGTACATAGTTATTATACCAAAAAAGTATTTTCGATAGCGTATGAAAAGGACTTATCTGCTGAGGAACGTTTTGTGAAATTGTTTAAGAAACAAGAACCCATCATAACGCAAGATTTAGCAGGCTGTTTATTTGGTAATATGACCTTGGAAAGCATCAGTAATAAAATGGAGTTTAAGAATTTTCTAAAAGCCTTTTTTTCAGACTGGATTGCTGCTTTTCAGCATTTGTATCAAGAAAATCATACAGAAGAAGAAGCCCTAGTTTTAGCCAAACAAAGTGTCATGGAGATAGAAGGGGCTTTGATGATGATGCGTTTATACGATGATATGGATTTGTTAAAATCAGCATGTGTTCGGGTTTTAGAACGCCTAAAGAAGCAATAA
- a CDS encoding alpha/beta hydrolase family protein: MIDTVAHSIHTETGKSLGVTAYATSDVPLKAVLVLCPAMGVKQSFYKDFARFMAAKGLATYTFDYNGIGASSKGAIKDCTTDLKEWASDIERVGEYAKKEHKNLPLFAVTHSVGGQLLGLSASAGNWDAIVTVASQSCYWKYWSGIHRLRMWFFFHALLPGLAKVVGYFPAKRLGLFENLPKGSALQWSKWAKQPLYMRGEFPKAHFQAITCPIHAYSFSDDEEFAPKSAVDWLHQQFNKATVQRFHIAPKEVNLNKIGHFSFFRASMKPIFWDRVYSFFEKESNKRLIKL; encoded by the coding sequence ATGATTGATACCGTAGCACATTCAATACATACAGAAACAGGCAAAAGTCTAGGAGTGACGGCTTATGCAACTTCTGATGTGCCTCTTAAAGCTGTTTTGGTACTCTGTCCTGCAATGGGAGTAAAACAGTCGTTTTACAAAGATTTTGCAAGATTTATGGCAGCGAAAGGCTTGGCTACTTATACCTTTGATTATAATGGAATAGGGGCTTCAAGTAAGGGGGCAATTAAAGATTGTACAACGGATTTAAAAGAGTGGGCGAGCGATATAGAAAGAGTTGGAGAGTATGCAAAAAAAGAGCATAAAAACTTGCCTTTGTTTGCAGTTACCCATAGTGTTGGTGGGCAATTATTAGGCTTATCGGCCTCCGCAGGCAACTGGGATGCTATTGTGACCGTCGCTTCTCAAAGTTGTTATTGGAAGTATTGGTCAGGAATACATCGGTTGAGAATGTGGTTCTTTTTTCATGCTTTATTGCCTGGGCTGGCAAAGGTAGTTGGTTATTTTCCTGCTAAAAGGCTAGGTTTGTTCGAAAACTTACCCAAAGGGAGTGCTTTGCAATGGAGCAAATGGGCTAAACAGCCTTTGTATATGAGGGGAGAATTTCCTAAGGCACATTTCCAAGCAATAACTTGCCCTATTCATGCTTATAGCTTCTCAGATGATGAAGAGTTTGCCCCAAAATCTGCTGTGGATTGGTTGCATCAACAATTTAACAAAGCAACTGTTCAACGCTTTCATATCGCCCCCAAGGAAGTTAATCTTAATAAGATTGGGCACTTCAGCTTTTTTCGGGCATCCATGAAGCCCATTTTCTGGGATCGTGTCTATTCCTTTTTTGAAAAGGAATCAAACAAACGTTTGATAAAACTATAA
- a CDS encoding 3-hydroxyacyl-CoA dehydrogenase/enoyl-CoA hydratase family protein has protein sequence MSRRIKKVAVLGSGVMGSGIAAHFSNIGLEVLLLDIVPFDLKEEEKNNPAARNRIVNAALKACIKNRKPVSAFYDTKTAAQITTGNFTDDFEKISDCDWIIEVVVERLDIKQQIFEKVDQYRKPGSLVTSNTSGIPIHMMSEGRSEDFQKNFCGTHFFNPPRILRLFEVIPGPKTDPAVLDFFMMYADRYLGKRAVMCKDTPAFIANRVGVYAMAKIFQLTEELELPIEAVDKLTGDAIGRPRTGTFALGDLVGLDTAEKVIKGIVNNCPNDEQASAFKMPAYLNFMLENKFLGNKTKKGFYERTKEKDASGRKIKLGLNLKTLEYAPTQRVKMPVLDAVKQVDTLRGKVRTFCNEKYSADPGAQLVKRSLAGLFAYVSNRIPEIADHLYSIDDGLRSGFAWKVGPFEYWDMVGIKEGIAMAEADGQSVAQWVKDMVAAGHESFYKLEDNVQKYYDIASQSYQVVPGTEEFIILDNIRSSSIVWENSDAALHDIGDGVLCFEFRSKMNSLGEGVIRGVHQAIEIAEEGDWKGLVIGNNAEHFSVGANLMAIAMMAYEQDWDELNMAIDVFQKTSMRIRYSSIPVVIATQGYVFGGGCEFSMHSDAVVASAESYIGLVEVGVGLIPGGGGTKEFALRASQEFGPGDVQIPTLIEKFKTIAMASVATSAGEAFKQGYLRPGIDQVSVNVSRTLGEAKKKVLELAPNYTQPAPKNEILVLGRGGLGALYVAAESLRLGKYASEHDILIAKKVASVLCGGDLTSAQKVSEQYLLDIERQEFLSLCGEQKTLQRIQHMLEKNKPLRN, from the coding sequence ATGAGTAGAAGAATCAAAAAAGTAGCTGTATTGGGATCTGGAGTCATGGGCTCTGGAATTGCAGCACACTTTTCTAACATTGGTCTTGAAGTATTGTTGTTGGACATCGTACCATTTGACCTAAAGGAAGAAGAAAAAAATAATCCAGCAGCACGCAATAGAATTGTTAATGCTGCCCTAAAAGCTTGTATTAAAAACCGCAAACCTGTATCTGCATTTTATGATACTAAAACTGCGGCACAAATTACTACGGGTAACTTTACCGATGATTTTGAGAAAATTAGTGATTGCGACTGGATTATTGAAGTTGTTGTAGAGCGTTTAGACATTAAACAGCAAATCTTTGAGAAAGTAGATCAATATCGTAAGCCTGGTTCTTTGGTAACCTCCAATACTTCTGGGATTCCAATTCACATGATGTCAGAAGGACGCAGTGAGGATTTCCAAAAGAATTTCTGCGGAACGCACTTCTTTAATCCTCCTCGTATCTTGCGTTTGTTTGAGGTAATCCCAGGTCCTAAAACAGATCCAGCTGTATTGGATTTCTTTATGATGTATGCTGATCGTTATTTGGGTAAGCGTGCGGTAATGTGTAAAGACACTCCTGCATTTATTGCCAATCGAGTAGGGGTTTATGCAATGGCTAAGATTTTTCAATTGACCGAAGAATTAGAATTGCCAATTGAAGCTGTTGATAAATTGACAGGAGATGCGATTGGACGTCCTCGTACAGGAACCTTTGCTTTGGGCGATTTGGTAGGCTTGGATACTGCTGAGAAAGTAATCAAGGGAATTGTTAACAATTGCCCTAATGATGAACAAGCAAGTGCCTTTAAAATGCCAGCATATTTGAATTTTATGTTGGAAAACAAATTCTTAGGAAACAAGACTAAGAAAGGATTTTATGAGCGTACCAAAGAAAAAGATGCTAGTGGTCGTAAAATCAAACTAGGATTGAATCTAAAAACATTGGAATATGCACCTACACAGCGAGTAAAAATGCCCGTGCTAGATGCTGTTAAACAGGTCGATACGTTAAGAGGAAAAGTACGTACGTTCTGCAATGAAAAATACAGTGCAGACCCAGGTGCTCAATTGGTTAAGCGTTCTTTGGCTGGTTTGTTTGCTTATGTTTCTAACCGAATTCCTGAAATTGCAGACCACTTATATTCTATAGACGATGGCTTACGCTCAGGTTTTGCTTGGAAGGTAGGTCCTTTTGAGTACTGGGATATGGTAGGTATAAAAGAAGGAATTGCCATGGCTGAAGCAGATGGTCAATCTGTTGCACAATGGGTAAAAGATATGGTTGCTGCTGGGCATGAGAGCTTCTACAAGTTGGAAGACAATGTTCAAAAGTATTATGATATTGCTTCTCAGTCTTATCAAGTTGTTCCTGGAACAGAAGAGTTTATTATCTTGGACAATATCCGTTCTTCTTCTATTGTTTGGGAAAATTCGGATGCAGCCTTGCATGATATTGGCGATGGAGTACTTTGTTTTGAGTTCCGTTCTAAAATGAATTCATTGGGTGAAGGCGTTATTAGAGGGGTACATCAAGCCATTGAAATTGCCGAGGAAGGCGATTGGAAAGGTTTGGTAATTGGTAATAATGCAGAACATTTTTCTGTTGGTGCCAACTTGATGGCTATTGCTATGATGGCATACGAGCAAGATTGGGATGAGTTGAACATGGCAATTGACGTATTCCAAAAAACAAGCATGCGTATTCGTTACTCTTCTATTCCTGTTGTTATTGCTACACAAGGATATGTATTTGGTGGTGGTTGCGAATTCTCTATGCACTCTGATGCTGTTGTTGCTTCTGCGGAATCTTATATTGGTTTGGTTGAAGTTGGAGTTGGTCTGATTCCAGGTGGTGGTGGAACCAAAGAATTTGCTTTGCGTGCTAGCCAAGAATTTGGTCCTGGTGATGTTCAAATTCCTACCTTGATTGAAAAATTCAAAACGATTGCGATGGCTTCTGTTGCTACTTCTGCTGGTGAAGCATTCAAGCAAGGGTATTTGCGTCCAGGTATTGATCAAGTGAGTGTAAATGTATCTAGAACATTGGGCGAAGCCAAAAAGAAAGTATTGGAATTAGCGCCTAATTATACACAGCCTGCTCCTAAAAACGAAATCCTTGTCTTGGGTCGTGGCGGATTGGGTGCCTTATACGTTGCTGCCGAAAGCTTGAGATTGGGTAAATATGCCTCTGAACACGATATCTTGATTGCTAAAAAAGTTGCCTCAGTACTATGTGGTGGTGACTTAACAAGTGCACAAAAAGTATCTGAGCAGTATTTATTGGATATTGAACGCCAAGAATTCTTGAGCTTGTGTGGTGAACAAAAAACCTTGCAACGCATTCAGCATATGCTGGAGAAAAATAAACCACTTCGTAACTAG
- a CDS encoding four helix bundle protein has product MKRMQNNFRDLKIWKVAMDLAIIIYDLTAKLPNTEKFGLTSQMRRAAVSISSNIAEGSGRGSSPQFAQFLGFAQGSAFELETQLLLVEKMKLLSSEEIKEAMDMLHYIQKMNFKLKQSLSKK; this is encoded by the coding sequence ATGAAGCGAATGCAAAATAATTTTAGAGACTTAAAAATATGGAAGGTGGCAATGGATTTAGCCATTATAATTTACGACTTAACGGCTAAGTTGCCCAATACTGAAAAGTTTGGTTTAACTAGTCAGATGCGTAGAGCTGCTGTTTCTATATCCTCTAATATTGCAGAGGGTTCGGGGAGAGGATCATCTCCTCAATTCGCTCAATTTTTAGGATTTGCGCAAGGTTCTGCATTCGAATTAGAAACGCAATTGTTATTAGTTGAAAAAATGAAGTTATTGTCATCTGAAGAAATAAAGGAAGCGATGGATATGCTACATTATATTCAAAAGATGAATTTTAAATTGAAACAATCATTATCAAAAAAATAA
- a CDS encoding thiolase family protein, with protein sequence MEAYIVAGYRSAVGRAKKGGFRFFRSDDLAVEVVKYLADKVDFDPHTVDDVFVGCANPEGEQGLQIGRQISLRALGKPVPGVTVNRYCASGLETISMAVAKIKAGMGHCYVAGGTESMSLIPMTGYKLSPSYEVGLNNPDYIVGMGLTAEAVANKYGISREAQDEFSYNSHVKAAAAIDAGRFKDEIAPVNVKEVKVVNGKRVENEWTVDTDEGVRRETTVAGLGKLRAVFAQGGSVTAGNSSQMSDGAAFVLVMSEQMVKDLNLTPIARMVSCSVAGVDPLYMGIGPCAAIPKALSYAGLKLSDIDQIELNEAFAAQSLAVIQEAGLNPDIVNVNGGAIALGHPLGCTGAKLSIQLFNEMRRRNQKYGMVTACVGGGQGIAGIYELLN encoded by the coding sequence ATGGAAGCATATATTGTTGCAGGTTATCGTTCTGCAGTAGGAAGAGCCAAAAAAGGTGGTTTCCGTTTCTTCCGCTCAGACGATTTGGCGGTAGAAGTAGTTAAGTATTTGGCTGATAAAGTCGATTTTGATCCACACACAGTAGATGATGTTTTTGTGGGCTGTGCCAATCCAGAAGGAGAGCAAGGGCTACAAATTGGTCGTCAAATTTCACTGCGTGCATTGGGCAAGCCAGTTCCAGGGGTTACGGTTAACCGTTATTGTGCATCAGGATTGGAGACAATTTCGATGGCAGTGGCTAAAATTAAAGCAGGAATGGGACATTGTTATGTGGCAGGTGGAACAGAGAGCATGAGTTTGATCCCAATGACTGGATATAAGTTGTCTCCAAGTTATGAAGTAGGGTTGAATAACCCTGATTATATCGTGGGAATGGGCTTGACAGCAGAAGCAGTTGCCAATAAGTACGGCATTAGTCGTGAGGCACAAGATGAGTTCTCTTACAATTCTCATGTAAAAGCAGCAGCAGCTATTGATGCAGGGAGATTTAAAGATGAAATTGCTCCTGTTAATGTAAAGGAAGTAAAAGTAGTAAATGGTAAACGAGTAGAGAACGAATGGACGGTAGATACAGATGAAGGCGTTCGTAGAGAAACAACCGTTGCAGGGCTAGGAAAATTGCGTGCTGTATTTGCACAAGGTGGTTCTGTAACAGCTGGTAACTCTTCTCAAATGTCAGACGGAGCTGCTTTTGTTTTGGTAATGAGTGAGCAAATGGTTAAAGATTTGAATTTAACGCCAATTGCTCGTATGGTATCTTGTTCTGTAGCAGGGGTTGATCCATTGTATATGGGAATTGGTCCTTGTGCGGCTATCCCAAAAGCATTGAGCTATGCAGGTTTAAAATTATCTGATATCGATCAGATAGAATTAAATGAAGCATTTGCAGCGCAGTCTTTGGCTGTTATTCAAGAAGCAGGTCTAAATCCTGATATTGTCAATGTAAATGGTGGTGCAATTGCTTTGGGGCATCCACTAGGATGTACAGGAGCTAAATTGAGCATCCAATTGTTCAACGAAATGCGTAGACGCAACCAAAAATACGGTATGGTTACTGCTTGTGTAGGTGGTGGGCAAGGTATTGCTGGTATCTATGAGTTGTTGAACTAA
- a CDS encoding tetratricopeptide repeat protein has protein sequence MFLLEEKTKFSDSQLWALQRAYYEQKGVEAWSSGTVPHYITSNPVVGKTYAELVLAFLRDLSLKKQSTQTVYLLELGAGHGRFCYHFFKHFEKFYTQSALKLPPFCYVLSDFTTSNFEFWKTHPRLGPYLEKGWLDLALFDAEKDTELKLEYQNKVLGINSLEQPLIVVANYFFDSIPQDLFKVQNQQLFDCLVSLHTASDPAEQDSTELLATLELVYEYQTTKFDAYQASPPIKKLLEEYQKKLSNTHFLFPKVGLKCIERLRKLSKKGLLLLSADRGEHHWSKLEAQPLPTRAIHGSFSLAVNYHAFKTYCTQEQGLALFPLHQHLSLNLGCLLFLPEASSYLETNNAYERFVNDYGPDDFFIQKKFVEQHIEDLSFRDIIATLRLSAYDAQIFLQISPHLQGLIDSITDHERWVLYQAIHRIWDSYYPLGEDNKLAFELGNLLFQLRFYREAIIYYDFSLKIYGLSAIVLYNIALSYCLLDEYSNALPIIEELKKHNPENKDLAMLVEKFAPVASHPSK, from the coding sequence ATGTTTTTACTAGAAGAAAAAACAAAATTTTCCGATAGCCAGCTTTGGGCACTTCAACGAGCTTATTATGAGCAAAAAGGAGTAGAAGCTTGGAGCAGTGGAACCGTTCCCCATTATATTACAAGTAATCCTGTTGTTGGTAAAACCTATGCAGAATTGGTACTTGCTTTTTTGCGAGATTTATCCCTCAAAAAACAAAGTACTCAGACCGTCTATTTGTTAGAATTGGGTGCAGGACATGGTAGATTTTGTTATCATTTTTTTAAGCATTTTGAAAAATTTTATACGCAAAGTGCCCTTAAACTTCCTCCCTTTTGTTATGTTTTAAGTGATTTTACAACTTCCAATTTTGAATTCTGGAAAACTCACCCTAGATTAGGGCCTTACTTGGAAAAAGGTTGGTTGGATTTAGCACTTTTTGATGCCGAAAAAGATACTGAACTTAAGCTTGAATATCAAAATAAAGTACTTGGAATTAACAGCTTAGAACAACCATTGATCGTAGTTGCCAATTATTTTTTTGACAGTATTCCTCAAGATTTATTTAAGGTTCAAAATCAGCAATTGTTTGATTGCTTAGTTAGCTTGCATACAGCATCTGACCCTGCTGAACAAGATTCGACAGAATTGTTGGCTACTTTAGAATTAGTCTATGAGTATCAAACAACAAAATTTGATGCTTATCAAGCAAGTCCTCCCATCAAAAAATTACTAGAAGAATATCAAAAAAAGTTATCCAATACACATTTTTTATTCCCAAAAGTTGGGCTAAAATGCATCGAACGCCTAAGGAAATTATCTAAAAAAGGTCTGCTCTTATTAAGTGCAGATAGAGGCGAACATCATTGGTCTAAATTGGAGGCGCAACCATTGCCTACGAGGGCAATCCATGGAAGTTTTTCTTTAGCGGTCAATTATCATGCTTTTAAAACGTATTGTACCCAAGAACAAGGATTGGCACTCTTTCCGCTTCATCAACATCTAAGCCTAAATTTGGGCTGCCTGCTGTTCCTTCCTGAAGCTAGTTCTTATCTAGAAACGAATAATGCTTATGAGCGCTTTGTCAATGATTATGGTCCTGATGATTTTTTTATCCAAAAGAAATTTGTAGAGCAACATATTGAGGATTTATCCTTTCGAGATATTATAGCAACCCTAAGGTTAAGTGCTTATGATGCTCAAATTTTTCTTCAAATTTCTCCCCATTTACAGGGCTTAATTGATTCGATAACCGATCATGAACGCTGGGTCTTGTATCAAGCCATCCATCGAATCTGGGACAGTTATTACCCTTTGGGAGAGGATAATAAATTAGCGTTTGAATTAGGTAACCTACTCTTCCAACTTCGTTTTTATAGAGAAGCCATTATCTATTATGATTTTTCACTCAAAATCTACGGTTTATCAGCAATTGTATTGTATAATATCGCTTTATCTTATTGCTTATTAGACGAATATTCTAATGCGTTACCGATTATAGAAGAACTAAAAAAACACAATCCAGAAAATAAAGACTTAGCAATGCTTGTGGAAAAATTTGCTCCTGTCGCCTCCCATCCTAGTAAATAA